A section of the Plasmodium knowlesi strain H genome assembly, chromosome: 3 genome encodes:
- a CDS encoding NIMA related kinase 4, putative, translating into MNKYEKIRDIGKGNYGNTILVRDRKNDHYVMKIINISQMTPKEKRQCLKEVELLSKLNHPFIVKYIESYIEGDTLRIVMKHCKGGDLYHYIQNKKKQNTPIKETRILIWLTQILTALKFLHSNHILHRDMKSLNILIDNDKRVRLCDFGISKVLENTLDYANTLIGTPYYLSPELCKDKKYSWPSDVWATGCLIYELATFRTPFHSTKGIQQLCYNIRYAPIPDLPNIYSKELNNIYKSMLIREPNYRATVQQLLVSDIVQRQLKLLIEEKIREKQNMKKPLKEKSAAENDGSGANEQEVKTLLLDVVDA; encoded by the exons atgaacaaatatgaGAAGATCAGGGACATAGGGAAAGGGAATTACGGGAATACGATTCTTGTGCGGGACAGGAAGAATGACCA CTAcgtgatgaaaataattaatatATCTCAGATGACcccaaaggaaaagaggcaATGTTTGAAGGAGGTGGAG TTACTGTCCAAGCTGAACCACCCCTTCATAGTAAAGTATATCGAAAGCTACATAGAGGGGGATACATTGAGAATTGTCATGAAGCACTGCAAAG GCGGAGACCTCTACCATTACATACAGAacaagaagaagcagaacaCACCCATAAAGGAAACGCGCATCCTGATATGGTTGACTCAGATTTTGACAGCGCTCAAGTTCCTGCACTCCAACCATATACTGCACAGGG ACATGAAGTCGCTGAACATTCTAATCGACAACGACAAGCGAGTGCGGCTTTGCGACTTTGGGATTTCGAAGGTCTTGGAAAACACCCTGGACTACGCCAACACCCTCATAGGGACGCCTTACTACTTAAGCCCAGAGTTGTGCAAAGATAAAAAGTACAGTTGGCCCTCCGATGTCTGGGCGACAGGCTGTTTGATTTATGAGTTGGCTACGTTCCGCACTCCCTTCCACTCCACCAAGGGGATTCAGCAACTTTGTTACAACATCAGATATGCTCCT ATCCCAGACTTGCCGAACATATACTCCAAGGAGCTGAACAACATTTATAAGAGTATGTTGATCCGGGAGCCCAACTACCGAGCCACAGTGCAACAATTGTTGGTGTCTGACATTGTCCAG AGACAACTCAAATTACTGATTGAGGAGAAGATCCGGGAGAAGCAGAACATGAAAAAACCCCTGAAGGAAAAGTCCGCGGCTGAAAATGATGGGTCGGGTGCAAATGAACAGGAGGTCAAGACGTTGCTGTTGGATGTCGTCGACGCGTGA